The DNA segment ACAATGCTTTgcattaaacaaacaataaaataaaacacaatcagaTTAATAAAAACGTAGTGACCCAAAAAGTACTCATTTACTTAAGTCACTgttaaaaaatgtcattaaaaacaattcgacttttattaattataaagttCACAAAGGTGTAGCGCATCCCTTGTTTGACCACAAAGTATACAGCaatttttccctttcttttaaaCACTATATCTATTGTTTCAGCACTCGAAATCTCTAAATGTTTACTTGAAAATTGTGCTTGTGCTgtctttctttaaaacaaaatggCATTGTGCTTGATAGTCTGTATCTGACATTTATgattttgtaatataaaatttcatttaaaataactgccttctatttgaacacatttaaaatttaagcagcatttatttgaaacagaaatccttTGTAACAAAGTTtctaatgtcacttttgatcagtttgtttAATAAGaagattattttcattattttttttaatcttacttatTTTTGAGAGTTGTATAccacaacaatattaagcagtacattGTTTtccacactgataataataataataataataataataatttattgagcagaaaatcagcatatcagaatgatttctgaaggatcatgtgacactgaaagctgGAGGAAtgagactgaaaattcagctttgcatcacaggaataaaaaatatattcaaatatattctactgttcttttaaactgtaataatattacagaatattttagtttttactgtatttttcatcaaataaatgcagccttggtgagaataagatgtaacattttagaataaggttccattagttaacgtattgttttaaataacacgAACAAACAATGGACAACATTTATCAGtgtgtttattcatctttgttaatgttagttaatgaaaatacagttattaatgTTTAGTTCGTGTTAATTTACAGTCCATAAAccaatgttaacaagcacaacttttgatttgaataatgcacgagtaaatgttgaaactaacattaactaagattaagaaatgctgtagaaggattgttcttgcctagttcatgttaactaaagtagttaactaacatcaactaatggaaccttattctaaagtgttaccgcataagagacttaaaaaaacaaacaaacaaaaaaacttaattacTGTATTCCAGTTGTTAGACCCCTTATGTAATGTAAgtgtgaaaatacattttgtggcCACTGTAATTTTGAACTAAGACCATGTTCTTAAGGATACCTACATGAAGTTCATGACGGTGCTTGTGCAAACAGAGAGATTATCCATGCAAACGTCAATGTTTGTAGGAACACGTTTGCACTGTTGGCTCACCAAGGCATGCCATCTTCACACCACATCCACAGAGTGAGGAACAAGGCATCTGTTGATCCTCAGCTACTTGCTGAAAAGATAAAGGGAATCGACATAGAAAAGCACATTCAGGggattacattttattcaagTGTCGTGTCATTTCCAGTAGCAGCGGCAGTCATATCAAGACTGACTGCACTTTCAGGAAAAGACGTCTCACTGACATCAATGAAAAACAGCTGTGTGTGAGCATCTTTTGTTCATCTTGGCACTGGAAAAACATTTCTACGCATTGGCTCATAGAGACAGATATATATGCATTGATTTACTGTACATCTACAAAACACAGTCACATATTAGGTTCATCTGTGTGGCTTAGACTGAATTCTAACACCTTCATCAGGACTATAATATTCATCACGTCTCTCAGATAGTCCACAATTCTTCCCGGAACATCTATAACCAATTAACATTACACATGTCACTCACACACTGCGAGTTTTCAATTATCACTAAAACTGTAAGACCACCAGACAGTCTTCTGCATGCCTTTTCTATTTGTTTCTGAATCTAAAATTGGCCTGCAAACATCTGCACGTTGAAAGGATTTCAGCTTATTAAAGAGTTCCAGGCCATGTGGAGCTGATTTGGAAGTGTCGGAGAGATATAAACACGTCATCTTAGCAGAGTGAAATATGGCACGGCATATCTTTGATCTGATGCGGGTCATCTCCAGAACCTGCCGGCTGGGTCAGATGGTACCCCACCCTGCCCCTGCTGGAGCCTTCGAAGAAATCTATATGCTATTACTGCGTATATATACCTGTAGGTCACGGGATTTGGGTCCGGGGAGGCTGCGCTGTGCCGCTGGGCCATATGGAGTCTATCTGAAGCAGCGGTGTTGATGGAGCGGGTCAGGCCAGGGGGAAACAGGCTTCAAAGTTGGGCACATGTCAATGTCTCTCTTATCCTTTCACTATGAGTTACAGGACAGAAGATATTCATTCTTCCCAATCGCCCGATCCTTCATCCTGTTGGAAAGTCCAAAAAGTGTTTATCAAAGACAGGTACTTCACCCATGGTTCACCCAAAAGTAAAAATCTGGtcatatttactcaccttcatgtcgttccaaacctatgCCATTTCAGAAGAGAAATTACTGTAAGTACACTTTTGGAAAAAAGGTGCCAAATGtgcagaaccatttttggttctccGAGGAATCTGTTCGTGAACAGTACTTAAAAGAGCcaattttcttagtgtgaagaacattttaaagaacGTTTTCCATTATGAAGAACCTTCTGTGCAGTgcaaaggttccatggatgttaaagattcttcatTGAACCATCAATGCCATTAAATAATCTTTGTATTTATATACCTTTAGCCTGTTGACTTCACTTGGATATAGATTTATTGCATGTTTACGTGATTTTTGGAGCATTACATCTCcatttctcattcatttttattatattggaGACAGGAGACtgataatcattaaaaaaaaaaaatatatcttttgtGTTCTCCCCTCATGTATCATTgctcaaaaggttttttttttatagtgcttttttagGTTATGAAAATGTTCTTCACAATATATGGAAATATGGCTCTTTTATGAACTGTTGGCTGAAAGATTATTTAGGAAACTTCTACTGTGGCATTGCTGCGAAAACCACGTTTTGGAAACTTTTAAAAAAGGACACAGTTTTGGTCATGATGGTAAGTAAATtatgaattttcagttttggattAATAACTACTACTCATCTAAATGAGTTCAGTCTGTCAATGTAAAACAGAGACGATGAGGCAGAAAATTCCATTTGAGATATGATCTACATTAACATATTCTTGAGTAATATCAATGTGGGAGATGGTTTTTACATCGTTTGTTAAAATTCCGGTTGACACATTCAacaattttctcttttctttataTTAGACATTTTTGTAGCATGTAAAACTATAATTGCTTCAAGCTCTTTGATTAAGAAGCATTCATGTTGCATTATCTTGAAGCTCTGAAACATAAACATCCCTCACCGAAAATCCTTTCAAAACGTCCATGTTTTAACCAGAGTGGACATGGAGATCATCGGAGCATCCTCAAGGCTGTTCTCGCTGGCTTCGGCCCAAGTGTCAATCATCCCTTCACATGTGGATTACATGCATAAATCAAAGCGAAACAAATCTTCTTTCTGAAATGAGGCATATTTTACAATTGAAAACCTTACAAATGTGACCAAACTGCTGCCTTATACAAAACATCCCAAAGCATCTTTTGAAAACTGGACACTGGTAAAAGAAATCTGACATGCATTATTATTGTCTTATTCTAAGAGACAGTCCAGGCCCAGCACTCAAATGGCCGTGTAAGAGAAAAAGCCTGTGAGGCTTTGCCAAGAGTTCTTCACAACAGACTGACTCCTACATGTGTTTAGGGTATTGTGAAACCTTGGACTTATTCTGGAAAACAATAGGAAGAGGTCTTTCATCTGACTTGAAAGGATGGCGTGAAAAAATGCCTGCAAAGAAATTCATCTACTGAGTGCAACATCTCAAAGAGGTGAGAGATGccttttgtggaaaaaaaatatgacaCTTATACATATTGCATAACTTAAATGTATACTGTTGTAATtgtgatctggtgactgtggaggccatttgagtcaagtaaactcattgtcatgttcaagaaaccagtctgagatgatttgagctttgtgaaatGGTatattatcctgctggaagtagccatcagaagatgggcaCACTGTAgttataaagggatggacatggtcagcaacaatactcaggtacaCTGTGGCGTTTAAACAAGCCTCatttggtactaaggggcccaccagcagcctgaaccgttgagacaaagCAGGATGGATACacgctttcatgttctttacaccaaattctgatcCTACAATCTGAATGttgcagaaatcgagactcatcagaccaggcaacgctTCTCCAGTCGTCTGtctaattttggtgagcctgtgcaaaCTGTACACTCCGTTTCccgttcttagctgacaggagcggcacctggtgtggtcttctgctgctgtagcccatctgctttaGGGTTTGATGTGctgtgcgttcagagatggtataatgcataccttggttgtaacgagtggttattatttgagttactgttgcctttctatcatctctaaccagtctgcccattctcctctgaactCTGACatcaaggcattttcgtccacacaattgccgctcactggatattttctctttttcggtgcATTCTCTATAgggatggttgtgcatgaaaatcccagtagatcagcagtttttgaaatactcagaccagcccgtctggcaccaacaaccattccacgttcaaaatcacttaaatccccttttttccccattctgatgctagGATTGAAGTTCAGCAAGATGTCTTAACCACATCTAGacgcctaaatgcattgagctCCTGCCATGTGATTGGCAATAAGCAATTTgggttaccaagcaattgaacaggtgtacctaataaagtggctggtGAGTGTTTATATGCTGCTGAGCCAATATTTCAAGAATTATAGTGTGATATGTTGCCATTCAAAAAATGTAGTGTTAcaaattgttttgtgtcttttttaCCATTTGCATTCTTTTGTAAAGCCTATAATAATCTGGCTAAAGGCAGGTTGAAATATGACAACCTAccccggattttttttttttttttttttttttactagaggaGTAATTGTGGAAATGCTTAataggtttttgttgttgttgttgtttgtttgttttgtttctttttgacaACTTCACATCTTCACAATCTCATAAGTcttataaaacaatttaaaaaggcatcaaataaacacataatgaataaatgattgaacacataaataaaacagaaaacaaaagaaaaaaaaaaactgtaatgtaacaCTAAAAATACTTACCTCATAATTTATAAGGTAATTCCTACTTTTTACCtatttaaaaaactaattcaaCAGTATTTTACCAAATTGTATAGACTACATTTTGCTTTgctgaatataatatacattgtagtgttttaatggtttctcctaaaacatttttaaaagtatgatgtacagtattttatatttaatttgatacattcatataaaacttACTTAGCAGTTAataggacagtcacaagcctcccagttttcatccaaaatatcttaaattgtgtatGAGGAGACAAACTAAGCATAcggctttggaatgacatggggtaaagtgattaatgactaaattgtcattttggagtgaagtaaccctttaagtaaAAAGTGTGATAACGATCCCTGACGGCTTTTAGAAAAGAATTAAAAAggcatcacataaataaacaaacgaacaaataaatcatataacaaaaataaaaatacttgtaTAAAATCTAAATGCAAGAAAGGAATCTGGTTTCCTTATAAGTGATTGctactttttacttaaaaaaaaaagccatatatTTGAGTATGCACTGTATTTCAAATATtagataattatttaaataatcttaaaaaaaaacggAGAACATTTAGAAGTACAACGAAAAATATTCTACATCTGtaatttcttaaattattataattttttttttcttttttttttttttttcttttttttacagtgtaagagTGACATATAGTCTAAAACTGAGAGCATCGATCTAAAAGCGGGGTACAGTTTGAGTGGCAGCCGGTGGAGAGGTGCAGTGTAACTTTAGACTGGTCCTCCTCATTTATTAgtccaccaatcagagagcagcGCTTCCTCCCCCTCCATTCACACTAGTATTTAGCATCACAGACTAGGATAAAGTTTCCCAAAAAAATTAGGAAAAAACTTCCTGCGGGAGGAAAACTGTGCCAAGCTCTACTTCTAGAAGTGGAAGTGGAGGCGCAGTCTCGGGACTTCGGGAGGACAAACAAGCCCCAGAAAAACGCACGGATATAACGGTGTAACCACGGATTCGAAGGTGGAGAGCGCGTTTTCTCCTCGACCttctcatttctttaaaaaagaaatggaagagaGTTCAAGCTCTCCCGTCTCCCCAGTGGACAGCCTGGTGACCAGCGAGGAGGAGCTGGACAGACAGCAGAAAAGGTTCGGGAGGAAGAGGAGAACCAGTAAAAAGTCGAGCGAGGACGGCAGCAGCCCGGGCTCCGTGAATAAACGGAGCAAAAAGCCGAGCCCGAGCAGCACGCAGTCGTTCGAGGAGCTGCAGAACCAGCGCGTCCTGGCGAACGTCAGGGAGAGGCAACGGACTCAGTCGCTCAACGAAGCCTTCGCGTCTTTGCGCAAAATCATCCCCACGCTCCCCTCGGATAAACTCAGCAAGATACAGACGCTCAAGCTCGCATCCAGGTACATTGATTTCCTCTGTCAGGTGCTGCAGAGCGACGAGATGGACAGCAAGATGTCGAGCTGCAGCTACGTCGCGCACGAGAGACTCAGTTACGCCTTCTCGGTGTGGAGGATGGAGGGCGCGTGGTCGATGTCTGCGTCCCACTAGCGGAGACACTCGTCTGTCTGAACAATGCCGAAAGGGTGGGTAGAAAGATGCCAATTCAGCTCAAGACGGTCTCAAGCTGTCGGGCTAGCTCTTTGATAACTTTTATTTCGTTACTGCAGTAAAACCAGGCTTTTAGAGAAACTCCAGCTGTTCTTGTACAACTGACACTGACAGCTCAGTGCGCAAACAGCAATATATCCTCTtgacaaactataaaaaaaatcatttagatTTGTTTAGTTAGTTAAAGCTttataattattgaaaaaaaaatatatatattaatattattctgATGTGTGGATATATGCTGCTACAGCAATAACCTGAACCGATTCCACTGAAGGAATGTTTACATCCTCCAGAGGCCAAGCTCAAAAggcattttgattattttacagTTTAGAATACAGaataattagaaatatatatatataaatgaatgataaTTGTAAATGTTAGAagttctatttatatatttattttgtatttaatttaaaaaaatttttttttgaatgtcttTATATTATAGCCTTCGACAGATATTAACATCAACGTTTAATGTAAAGGACAATTATAGCTATCAAGGTGGTATTCAATTCAATATGttgtcacagagagagagaaactacaacaacaacaacaacaccttttttttaaagatttttctacTTTAGGACGTAAACCATGTGGCATCTCAGCGATTATAATAAATGCTAGAGGTCATTGTATGCCAGTTTTACTAAATTAATATGGGAGAACATACAAATATATGGTCAATTATT comes from the Carassius gibelio isolate Cgi1373 ecotype wild population from Czech Republic chromosome B9, carGib1.2-hapl.c, whole genome shotgun sequence genome and includes:
- the LOC127964670 gene encoding twist-related protein 2-like produces the protein MEESSSSPVSPVDSLVTSEEELDRQQKRFGRKRRTSKKSSEDGSSPGSVNKRSKKPSPSSTQSFEELQNQRVLANVRERQRTQSLNEAFASLRKIIPTLPSDKLSKIQTLKLASRYIDFLCQVLQSDEMDSKMSSCSYVAHERLSYAFSVWRMEGAWSMSASH